In Asterias amurensis chromosome 4, ASM3211899v1, one genomic interval encodes:
- the LOC139935806 gene encoding A-kinase anchor protein 17A-like: MTTQLCFNQSEAVELHGPHGLYIKPIAKLNISVTLPQMKTEGKSISNWEVMEKLKRMAKPDSFLVLRVSKSSLEFLRFEAEVEAKSLIKVLILRLDGKVIKLSGFPEPLKVRAAEAKINFPNRHDWDSFFRDAKNMNESNHGERPDTIKLEGLPCKWFSSTAEPDKPSELIIKKIFELFGEIRNVDVPMLDPYRHESQVIGGNFRTFSSFSTLTFEVYVQYSEYIGFVKAMDALKGMKLLKKEMSSEEGKEGKAYTADIKVDFDKTRHMSAKAIRKREKERTRLIELEKAREEQKRLEREEEEKKLEDERRRKEQEELYKKQRKQAKLTRREERRQQREEKRRRIQEEKRRIKQEAELQRRIALEERKLLIALRQLESIRLLTELLERVKVVRQQEEVQQRLEELERERLRQLEEEKQRKEEEEKMKLKEEARKRRELRRREAHLKQRLTKNLKTREEQEQEKKREGLRQKIRGRSRLKSAVIQDTKFRLDDYEEYDRRKREKNKKPKIRSAVVYKTR; the protein is encoded by the exons ATGACAACACAGCTATGTTTCAACCAGTCGGAGGCAGTCGAGCTCCATGGTCCCCATGGGCTATACATCAAACCTATCGCCAAGCTCAACATCTCCGTAACGCTGCCGCAGATGAAGACAGAAGGGAAGTCCATCAGCAACTGGGAGGTCATGGAGAAGCTGAAGCGGATGGCCAAGCCCGATTCCTTCCTGGTCCTGAGAGTCAGCAAGAGCTCCCTGGAGTTCCTCCGCTTTGAGGCTGAGGTGGAAGCCAAAAGTCTTATCAAAGTCCTGATCCTTAGACTCGACGGGAAGGTCATCAAGCTCAGTGGATTCCCAGAGCCGCTCAAGGTCAGAGCAGCTGAGGCGAAGATAAACTTCCCCAACCGTCACGATTGGGACTCGTTCTTCCGCGATGCCAAAAACATGAATGAGAGCAATCACGGCGAGCGACCAGATACAATCAAACTGGAAGGCCTACCTTGCAAATGGTTTTCCTCAACGGCAGAGCCAGACAAACCCAGTGAGCTGATCATCAAAAAGATATTTGAGCTTTTCGGGGAGATAAGAAACGTGGATGTTCCAATGCTTGATCCGTACAGACATGAGTCTCAGGTCATCGGGGGAAACTTCAGAACGTTTTCATCCTTCAGTACGCTGACATTTGAAGTCTACGTTCAGTATAGCGAGTACATTGGATTTGTGAAGGCGATGGATGCTCTGAAGGGCATGAAGCTACTGAAGAAAGAGATGAGCTCGGAGGAAGGGAAGGAGGGCAAAGCCTATACAGCAGACATCAAG GTTGATTTCGACAAAACTCGTCACATGAGTGCCAAAGCCATCCGGAAACGAGAGAAAGAAAGAACGAGACTGATTGAACTTGAGAAAGCCAGAGAAGAGCAGAAACGCCTAGAAAGAGAAGAGGAAGAAAAGAAACTGGAAGACGAAAG GAGGAGGAAAGAGCAGGAAGAGTTGTACAAGAAGCAGCGCAAACAGGCCAAGCTGACACGACGCGAGGAACGGAGGCAGCAAAGAGAAGAGAAACGAAGACGAATCCAAGAGGAGAAGAGGAGAATCAAACAGGAGGCAGAGTTACAGCGTCGGATAGCGCTGGAGGAACGCAAGCTTCTCATAGCACTCAGGCAGCTAGAGTCAATCAGGTTGCTGACTGAGCTTCTTGAGAGAGTCAAG GTTGTGAGACAGCAAGAGGAGGTTCAGCAGCGTCTTGAGGAGCTAGAGAGAGAAAGACTGAGACAACTCGAAGAGGAGAAGCAACGGAAGGAGGAAGAAGAGAAGATGAAGTTGAAGGAGGAGGCGAGAAAGAGGCGAGAGCTGAGACGCCGAGAGGCGCACCTCAAGCAGAGACTGACAAAGAACCTCAAGACTCGAGAGGAACAGGAGCAGGAGAAGAAGAGAGAAGGCCTCAGGCAGAAAATTAGAGGCAGATCGAGGCTGAAGTCTGCCGTCATTCAGGACACAAAGTTTCGTCTCGACGACTACGAGGAGTATGATCGGAGAAAGAGAGAGAAGAATAAGAAGCCTAAGATAAGATCTGCTGTGGTGTACAAGACGAGGTAG